Genomic DNA from Leptotrichia wadei:
TTTAAAACAGACCAGCCAATTGTCTTGATTATTTTTCTTATTTTAGGAGCTATCTCAGGCTATTGGTCACTTATAAAGCAAATAAATAATATAAAATAATTTTTATTTTTTCATGAAGTTAAAAAACAACAAGGAAGAAAGGAAATATAGAAATGCTGGAAAAAATGCCTAAAAATATAAAAAGTGCATACATTATCTCAATTTTTACTATGATATTTTTCCCTCTTTTAGGAATATTTTTTAACTGTGTTGAACTTTATTTTGGATATTTAGTCGGAGCAATAATTTCAACAATAAATATAAATTTACTTATAAATGGTGTGGAAAAAATCTTATTTTTTCAAGACAAACCTAAATTAAGAGGAAATTTAGAATATTTTAAACGGATGGCGATATTCTGCCTTGGAATGTTTATTGTTGGAAAAATCAGTCAGAAATATTTTCCAAATCACGTTTTAACAAATATTTTAGCAACTGGAATTGGTGTTTTGAACTTTAAGTTTTCGTATTTTTTATCTCATTTTGGAAAAAAGTTTCTTTTAAAAAATAAAAACAAGGGGTCTTAACCCCTTGCCAAATATATAAATAAGACTTCTTAATAAATATAATAAGACTTTTTACTAAACAATAAGCTCCTTGGTGAACTACTCCCGCTTTTAAAAGCGGGAGCTTCTTGGGAAGTATCTGCTTTTGCTAGCCAAATATATTTACCAAGCTCTTCGAGTAGTTCCTACCCTGTCTTCTTTTATTTTCCTAATATTCCAACATCAATTTTCCAATGTCTTTTATATTCAGTGCCGCATTGTAATCTCTATCAATTTCAATCCCACAGCACTCACATTTATAACTTCTTTCTGATAATTTCAGTTCCTCTTTAACATTTCCACATCTACTACAAGTTTTCGATGACGGAAACCACTTATCTATCTTCAAAAATTGCTTTCCCAAAAACATCAGTTTATACTCAAGCATCCTCAAGAACATTCCCAATCCATTATCTCCTACACTTTTCCCAAAATTTAATGCCTGGCTCATCCCTTTCATATTTAAATCCTCGACAACCACAGCATTATACACTTCAGACAATTTTTTCGATAATTTATGCAAAAAATCCCTTCGACAATCTTTGATATATTCATGCAATTTTGATATTTTCGCTTTTTGCTTATACCAATTTTTAGAAAATTTCACTTTTCTTGATAATGATTTTTGTAATTTTTTCAATTTTTTCTCCAGCATCCTAAAATATTTTGGATAATCAGCCCTTTGATTTTCAGAACTGACAAATAATTCAGACATTGAAAAATCAAGTCCAATTACTTTATCACTATTTGGCATTCTTTGAATTTCTTTTTTAAATTCCATCAAAACAGAAACATAGTAATTTCCATTACAGTTTGTCAATGTTACTGACTTTATCTTGTAATCCTTCGGTATTTCTCTATGATATTTTAATTTTACTCTTTTCAATTTTGGCAAAATCAAATATTTGTTTTCTTCAATTCGTATCGAATTATTCACACAATTTGTCGTGTAACTTTTAACATTATTCTTTTTAGATTTGAATCTTGGAAACTTTGCTCTCTTCTGAAAAAAATTCATAAACGATCGTTTTACATGTAATTGAGCATTTGCAAGCGCCAAGCTGTCTACTTCTTTCAAAAATTGATTTTCCTTCTTCAAACTGGCAGGTGTAATTATTTT
This window encodes:
- a CDS encoding RNA-guided endonuclease TnpB family protein, which encodes MKYNLAFKYRIYPNKEQELLINKTFGCVRFVYNTILYTANKIYEETGKNKIITPASLKKENQFLKEVDSLALANAQLHVKRSFMNFFQKRAKFPRFKSKKNNVKSYTTNCVNNSIRIEENKYLILPKLKRVKLKYHREIPKDYKIKSVTLTNCNGNYYVSVLMEFKKEIQRMPNSDKVIGLDFSMSELFVSSENQRADYPKYFRMLEKKLKKLQKSLSRKVKFSKNWYKQKAKISKLHEYIKDCRRDFLHKLSKKLSEVYNAVVVEDLNMKGMSQALNFGKSVGDNGLGMFLRMLEYKLMFLGKQFLKIDKWFPSSKTCSRCGNVKEELKLSERSYKCECCGIEIDRDYNAALNIKDIGKLMLEY